The proteins below come from a single Myripristis murdjan chromosome 10, fMyrMur1.1, whole genome shotgun sequence genomic window:
- the bod1l1 gene encoding biorientation of chromosomes in cell division protein 1-like 1 isoform X3, whose product MAGLPPGDPQLVSMIVNHLKTQGLFDQFRRDCLADVDTKPAYLNLKQRVDNFVSNHLSNHTWSPHLNKNQLRNNIRQLVLQSGMLEQGVDRIVAQVVDPKINHIFRPQVERVVREFLSPGSCVEEPPAPLASTEMKLDSAVLEQASSSVPATTAASDAMSILDTITSLNQEASSRASSSGEKARKGQASEEPMQVVEEGGEQDMSLVEEGDDGKTLEEAEEAKLASDIQVFEVKTEDSREPMDSGKEGITEEIKTEEDEIGIQEQTEEGKDKAGSKATGKPTEEKVDDDALKSPSQIKQKTRERLKEEYSLEDSDLEGLSDITVSSVHTSDLSSFEEESDDEQPPTDSSDEGEILSDGEKAEKKQAGADTGEDDKEHKPRRKAYVHKPFLYSRYYSDSDDEITVEERRRSAAKDKEERLLKRQQNRERMEEKRKQKAAQAEEQDQRKQQRGDSPGLEGPRAKEARKERKVLEKKMALNRKRKLDSRKEGDVSSKRKDMEVEGSKKAELKSAAPKTPQQKLIRKVSDSASSDERHRRRSGSVSEDSSDPKKLCDKNRTHSFILELEQGSQEALKQRSFGKFDRPSRKEFHSKERKEKDRSLSDERAKLKQKQEKKTESQADESQLKEGAAIKMSSEEKGEKKAKVKSDKKISGTTKEGKASMSEGVADEGGPKDSVSKKGKVLPVDAAKSEKDREKEKDKMREKEKDKVKEKDKTKGEKNLAKSDSKQLLRPDSTGSSEDRSDMEPGTDSGKKKDKHPKEVLKRSKSHTEDRQGDKPKSKTENKDSEREKTKADQDSQKPNKPSTETDKDPRKAKLTEKGKVMEKSKSKSKEETKSPSSSKTEKKAQSLEVKSKAPVSKHETAKEKKKEGNTKEHRKASEETPHEKSESKSIKKKLEKKDRVPERKDDSQEEKKAYREDKYDKSEKSSVSSQSLEAEEMHKKQTLLQDTSTDSDLIATTVTTSFSDDTYDALSDITPEPDEGETEMRLSELEPRPLPTEADALLTLMDMCTSADARLPQDSSQEAAAPEMTLQDADMKMKEAALTLLSMDPDSTVSTSFITPDTREGPEVKSPRPQPVEMSVAEEGEQQLSINIPTETETETETELTTADLPTVKSEEGAELVEKKSNCPEVSDISEKETDVSNVQTSVSLAPQDDDAASNECQAPSNVEEETKGEEIAPETQPANTSVPPVDEKEKFKGNTEESMVAIVADAPSTEQVSEISSKEDETQSDVGDTATSSKVVEVVEAEDNQDKMDIDTNSEVQSVTQQEENVAQEETDSQTMESGVPGKSEEARGTGDVCQSKLVKQISNVSSSDSQEDEKGSDLSEKEERKGGRVTRKRRLSSQKAVATKDSGEEKDEKDSQEQPSAEETDQPKVPEAKIPRRGRSSKTTVEVEEDHSKEPEKSEESPSHRARCSGAQLKEATAASGNQKKDEIKDEEKAEKSSTEKPVEREEGTEEDSGLEKSSQQESQTKPPSPRPEASEGTRGSDSTETTDICKPPMKRKRSEEMEEAMKETEAEEEKESDTSQQEQNENQPITESACSPSVGQSEGQEEVKDECSSENKPDDGEEEQTQEDQGMAAKKPARRGRSSKAAAATEDSDKKDKKAEEKESEQNDEEGDDDEKEEEETKTRTTTRSASRLEAEKNKPSKPSTRASRQNGKEETAAGTRGTRGQVAAGKGGRKPEASPPVVRTRGGQKSEEPPSKRAKR is encoded by the exons ATGGCTGGTTTACCGCCGGGAGACCCTCAGCTGGTCTCTATGATCGTCAATCATTTGAAAACACAGGGGCTTTTCGACCAGTTCAGGAGGGACTGCCTGGCAGACGTTGATACAAAG CCAGCATACCTGAACCTGAAACAAAGAGTGGATAACTTTGTTTCGAATCATCTCTCCAACCACACATGGAGTCCTCATCTGAACAAGAACCAGCTGAGGAACAACATCAGACAGCTGGTGCTACA ATCTGGAATGCTGGAGCAGGGAGTTGACAGGATCGTGGCCCAGGTGGTAGATCCCAAAATCAACCACATCTTCAGGCCACAGGTGGAGCGGGTGGTCCGCGAATTTCTGTCCCCCGGCAGCTGTGTGGAGGAACCTCCTGCCCCGCTGGCCTCAACAGAGATGAAACTAGACAGCGCCGTTCTTGAGCAAG CCTCGTCATCTGTCCCAGCTACCACTGCAGCCAGTGATGCCATGTCCATCTTGGACACTATAACCTCTCTAAACCAGGAGGCAAGCTCCAGGGCCAGCTCCAGTGGAGAGAAAGCACGCAAGGGCCAAGCTTCAGAGGAGCCCAtgcaggtggtggaggaggggggtgagCAGGATATGAGTCTGGTCGAGGAAGGAGATGATGGGAAGACActggaagaggcagaggaggcgaAGCTTGCATCAGATATCCAAGTCTTCGAGGTCAAGACAGAGGACAGTCGGGAACCAATGGACTCAGGAAAAGAGGGAATCACAGAGGAAATAAAGACTGAAGAGGACGAAATAGGAATTCAGGAGCAGACAGAAGAGGGGAAAGACAAAGCTGGCAGCAAAGCAACTGGAAAACCCACAGAGGAGAAGGTGGATGATGATGCACTGAAATCCCCAagtcaaatcaaacagaaaacaagagagaggcTAAAGGAAG AATATTCACTGGAGGACTCTGACTTGGAAGGTCTGAGTGACATTACCGTGAGCTCCGTCCACACCAGCGATCTGTCATCATTTGAGGAGGAAAGTGATGATGAGCAGCCGCCAACTGATTCCTCTGATGAGGGGGAGATTTTATCTGATG GtgagaaagcagaaaaaaagcaagccGGTGCAGACACAGGAGAAGACGACAAGGAGCACAAGCCTCGCCGAAAGGCCTACGTCCACAAGCCTTTCCTGTACTCCCGTTACTATAGCGACTCGGATGACGAGATCACTGTAGAGGAGCGTCGGAGATCTGCA GCCAAGGACAAAGAGGAGAGATTACTCAAGAGACAGCAGAACAGGGAACGCATGGAAGAGAAACGCAAGCAGAAAGCAGCACAAGCTGAAGAACAAG atcaaagaaaacaacagagggGAGACTCACCCGGCTTGGAGGGACCCAGGGCCAAGGAGGCTCGCAAAGAAAGGAAAgttctggagaaaaaaatggctctcaacaggaagaggaaactAGACTCAAG GAAAGAAGGTGATGTTTCAAGCAAGAGGAAAGACATGGAAGTTGAAGGCTCTAAGAAGGCA GAACTAAAATCTGCAGCCCCAAAGACCCCACAACAGAAGTTGATCaggaaagtgtcagactctgcATCATCTGATGAGAGACACAGAAGGAGGAGtggcagtgtgtcagaggaTTCCAGTGACCCCAAAAAGCTGTGTGACAAAAACCGGACTCATTCCTTTATCTTGGAGTTAGAACAAGGCTCCCAAGAGGCACTCAAGCAACGCTCATTTGGAAAATTTGATCGTCCGTCACGCAAGGAGTTTCATTCTAAAGAACGCAAAGAGAAAGACCGCAGTCTGTCAGATGAACGTGCtaaactcaaacaaaaacaggagaaaaaaactgaatctcAAGCAGATGAGTCTCAGCTGAAGGAAGGTGCTGCTATTAAAATGTCCTCTGAGGAAAAAGGTGAGAAGAAGGCCAAGGTAAAAAGTGACAAGAAAATTTCAGGAACCACTAAGGAAGGAAAGGCATCTATGTCAGAAGGTGTGGCTGATGAGGGGGGTCCAAAAGATAGTGTTTCCAAAAAGGGCAAGGTGCTGCCTGTGGATGCTGCCAAATCAGAGAAGGatagggagaaagaaaaggacaaaatgagagaaaaggaaaaagacaaagtcaAAGAAAAGGACAAGACCAAAGGAGAGAAGAATTTAGCTAAAAGCGACTCGAAGCAGCTGCTCCGCCCAGATTCTACTGGCTCTTCTGAGGACAGGTCTGACATGGAGCCTGGGACAGACAGCGGCAAGAAGAAGGATAAACACCCTAAGGAAGTCCTGAAAAGGTCAAAGAGTCACACAGAGGACCGACAAGGAGACAAGCCCAAatctaaaacagaaaataaagacagtgagagggagaagacCAAAGCTGATCAAGACAGCCAGAAACCAAACAAGCCCAGCACTGAAACCGACAAAGATCCAAGAAAGGctaaactgacagaaaaaggaaaagtcatggaaaaatcaaaatcaaaatccaaagaagaaacaaagagtCCATCGTcatcaaagacagaaaagaaagctCAGAGTTTAGAAGTCAAAAGCAAAGCACCTGTCAGCAAACATGAGACagcaaaggagaagaaaaaagagggaaacacAAAGGAACACCGGAAGGCCTCAGAAGAAACTCCCCATGAGAAATCTGAGTCTAAGAGTATAAAGAAAAAGTTGGAAaagaaggacagagtcccagaAAGGAAGGATGACAGCCAGGAAGAGAAGAAAGCATACAGAGAAGACAAATATGACAAGTCTGAAAAGTCCTCGGTTTCTTCACAGAGTCTTGAGGCAGAAGAGATGCATAAGAAGCAAACTCTCCTCCAAGACACAAGCACAGACTCTGACCTCATCGCTACCACCGTTACCACCTCTTTCTCAGATGATACCTATGATGCACTGAGCGACATCACCCCCGAGCCAGATGAAGGTGAAACTGAGATGCGACTCAGCGAGCTGGAACCACGTCCTTTACCAACTGAGGCCGACGCTCTGTTGACTCTGATGGACATGTGCACATCAGCGGATGCAAGGCTTCCTCAGGATAGCAGTCAAGAAGCTGCTGCCCCTGAGATGACCCTTCAGGATGCTGACATGAAGATGAAAGAGGCAGCTCTGACTCTGCTTTCCATGGATCCTGACAGTACAGTATCCACCAGTTTCATTACACCAGATACCAGGGAAGGTCCAGAGGTGAAATCACCCAGGCCGCAACCAGTGGAAATGAGTGTAGCTGAAGAGGGAGAGCAACAGCTTTCCATAAATATAccaactgaaactgaaactgaaactgaaactgagctTACAACTGCTGACTTGCCAACAGTTAAATCTGAAGAGGGTGCTGAGCTTGTTGAGAAAAAATCAAACTGTCCAG AAGTGTCAGACAtttcagagaaagaaacagatgtTTCAAACGTACAAACATCAGTCTCACTCGCTCCACAG GATGATGACGCTGCATCAAATGAATGTCAGGCTCCTTCAAATGTAGAAGAAGAGACCAAAGGTGAAGAGATTGCCCCAGAAACACAACCTGCTAACACATCAGTGCCACCAGTTGATGAAAAAG AGAAATTCAAAGGAAACACTGAAGAAAGCATGGTGGCTATTGTTGCTGATGCACCTAGCACTGAACAAGTTTCAGAGATTTCAAGTAAAGAAG ATGAAACGCAGTCAGATGTTGGAGACACAGCAACGAGCAGCAAG GTGGTGGAAGTGGTGGAAGCTGAGGACAACCAGGACAAGATGGACATTGATACTAATA GTGAGGTTCAGAGTGTGACACAGCAAGAAGAGAATGTGGCACAAGAAGAGACTGATTCACAAACT ATGGAGTCTGGTGTTCCTGGCAAGTCTGAGGAGGCCAGAGGAACTGGAGACGTGTGTCAGTCCAAACTAGTCAAACAAATCA GTAATGTCTCCAGTTCAGACAGCCAGGAGGATGAGAAGGGATCAGACCTGTCAGAAAAG gaggagagaaaagggggaagaGTAACACGCAAACGAAGGCTGTCCAGTCAGAAAGCTGTGGCAACCAAAGACTCTG gtgaggagaaggATGAAAAGGACAGCCAAGAGCAACCATCTGCTGAG GAAACTGATCAGCCGAAGGTCCCGGAGGCCAAAATACCCCGCAGAGGACGATCATCCAAAACCactgtggaggtggaggaggaccaTTCGAAGGAGCCTGAGAAGTCAGAGGAGTCTCCGAGCCACAGGGCAAGATGCTCAGGAGCCCAGCTCAAAGAGGCCACTGCTG CCTCAGGTAATCAAAAGAAAGATGAGATTAAGGATGAAGAGAAAGCTGAGAAATCCTCTACAGAGAaacctgtggagagagaggag GGAACCGAAGAGGACAGTGGACTTGAGAAAAGCAGTCAGCAAGAAAGCCAGACGAAGCCACCGTCCCCCCGGCCAGAAGCCAGTGAAGGCACAAGAGGCTCTGACTCCACTGAGACCACTGATATAT GTAAACCCCCAATGAAGAGGAAGCGGTCTGAGGAAATGGAGGAAGCCATGAAG GAGacagaggctgaggaggagaaggagagcgaCACCAGCCAACAGGAACAAAATGAGAATCAGCCTATCACAGAAAGTG CTTGTTCTCCCTCAGTGGGCCAGTCAGAAGGTCAAGAGGAGGTAAAGGACGAGTGCTCCAGTGAGAACAAACCAGACGAT ggTGAGGAGGAGCAAACCCAAGAGGACCAAGGCATGGCTGCTAAGAAACCCGCTCGGAGGGGACGGTCCtcaaaggcagcagcagccactgaGGACTCAG ataaaaaggacaaaaaggcagaagagaaagaaagcgaACAGAATGATGAGGAAGGGGACGATgatgagaaggaggaagaggagaccaAGACCAGAACTACAACACGCTCAGCATCTCGCCTAGAGGCTGAAAA AAACAAGCCAAGTAAACCATCCACCCGGGCAAGTCGACAGAACGGTAAAGAGGAGACCGCAGCTGGCACGCG CGGGACGAGGGGCCAGGTAGCAGCGGGGAAGGGGGGTCGTAAACCAGAGGCCAGCCCCCCTGTGGTGCGCACCCGGGGCGGACAGAAATCAGAGGAGCCCCCTTCCAAGAGAGCCAAACGCTGA